aatttatgTCATTGTAATCAAATATTTAATACCCTTATACTATGAGAATCCTACGTACACCAAAAATATTAAGTcgagatatatttttattttactagcGTTTTAAGTgcttaaaagttttgaaaaacatCAGTTGTATTCACAATTAGgtatattcatttttcattttcattttcattttagttttgtcCAAGTGATGGAGAAGTGGATTGAAACGTGTTACTGAAGGATTTTGTTGAAACAATGTGTGTCAAGAATGTAAAAGAAATAGCCAAGTAGTATGACAGTTGATCAGATCCATACTGGATCGTACTTAAATCGTTATTGAAATCAACAGCTCTTTTAGATTTTCCTCATTTGAGATTTCTGGAAAAGAGGATTTTATTGGTCCGAGCGAACAATTTGAGTTACCTATTTGAGTTAATTACTTCATTAAATTACTAAGAAGTTGGGAAAATGTATTCAATTATCTCTTGATTCTttaaatatgtcaactattttgagataatttattttttttgggaacAAATATGTCAAATAATATGAGACGTAGGGAGTATAAGGAATAACGTTATATTTGTTTAGGTGTTTTATAGTTCAAAAGGTGTAACTGTTCGATTTTAAAGCACAATAAGTGTATCGTTATAGAGTCATTATACTTGTTAGAATGTTCATGTATAAAGGACATAAGTATTTGAATTACAATACAGCAAACGTAAGCCTAAATAGTACTATCATCTTACAAGAGTGTTTAACATAACTTACCTTTAATTTTGTGAGATTTCTTTGCAACTGTTCGATATAAGAATTAAAGATGTAGTACATAAAAATGTAGACATAGGGTACCCATCATCACCAAGCAACATCAGATCATGTTCAGCTAATACTAGGAAACATTATATGAGTTGTAAAAATCATAAATGGCTTTTTAGGGGTCTAGGTAAGTTTATCCAtcttttttaaaggaaaataaaggAGTGGCTTAAAATTGATGAAACCCTACCATGAAAAATCTTCAATGTTGGAAATAACTTGTCTAAGAAAGAGACAGAAAAACAAATAACATGCAGATGTGCATTGAGACATTATAAATGCCTCTAAAAGGggaaaagaaaaatccaaaagtttaTTGAAAATGTCGTAATGTCATTATGAGCATATGAAATTTGGGACCCAAACCCAACTAATTTTAATCAAAAGATGTGGCTTTAGAGTTGCCTGGCCCCATTAAAAATATCTACTTTGTCCTACTGATAAATACCAATTCTTACCAATTCTTTTCAAAGTAATTACTCtctttcacttttttaattactttacttttttttttctattaatataaataatataaccaatatatatataatattttgtgtatatattaagatttttataatatatttagggagttaaaattttttgtaatattgaaaacataagttgtgtatttatataatttttagttgataaATTGATATGTCCAGCAAACAGGAGGTAACACAATTGCTTTgattttttgtttcttattatCAGTGTTTGCTATTTGCTTTGTTAATCTAGATTCGTGTCACTAATGCTTATTAAAAGGAACACCACctactaaagtttttttttattcacTAATGTTCGAACTCGAAACTTTTGATTAAACATGAAAGAAACTTATCCATTCGATCTCGAAACTTCTGATTAATAGTGGAGGAAACTTATCCATTCCTTCACAATATAATACCCTGGCCATATTTGAATGTTCACATCAGATGAAAcagtttcattgatgatatttgtggATCCAAATTAATTTGGAAATTGAAGTGGTAGTTAGTTGATTGATTGTCAACTACTTAATTCATTCTTTTCTAATTAACAGGTAAAACAATTCTTGAATCAGCAGGGTCAAGTAGAGGTATCTATCAGTTTTGGTTTTGtatgatattttaatttgagAAGCATTTTAACATTTCATTTTCTATATAATActacagaaaaataaataaaaagtatatgAAGTGACCTATCTTTGTTGGCCACTTCCCACTGGCTTTTGGGGGATtggaaaagaggaaaaaagattTATcaatttgtttggattttaaaaaGGAATAGTGCTTAGCAACAACCCTTTTGTAGATTCTTTAGAGGCTGAAAACTATAATCTGCCTATTGAGTATCCTATATTATTTGTGCAGTGTATGTTAGCAGTAGGTTTTGTTGCACACACATTtttccaaaagaataaaaaaaaattcttccaaTAATGTGGCACCAAACCAAGTTTTGGAAGTTTTTTATTGGCTTATCGAACTAGCATATGTCCCCCCTCTTCCTCCTTTGATGACTCCCAACGGAGAAAGGCTAAATACTTGGATGTGGATTGAAAGCAAGTTGGGGATGGTAATAGATCTTTCCGCCTATTGAGAGTGTTGCGAGGTGCTGTCAAAAATATTTACAAGATACCAACTGAATATCccttcctataaataaaggaattctctgagttctaccaCTGCTTCAGCATCATTTACAAAAATTCTGCAAGCACACAAAATGAAACAAAGTAAACAGTTCATCTTGATCTTCTGAAAAGAGTTTCctttatcttcaaaatatctagCATTTCGTTCCCTCCAAACCGTCCTCCGGCAAGTTGGAATGGTTTGCCACCATTTCCTTCGGTTGGATTTCTCGCTCTGATGCGCCAACATTTGAGTAACTCGAACACCCTGGCATGCTCCATTTTAGTCCCAGCATATTAAGAAAGATGTAGGCGTTTGGATGGTGTGTTGAATTATCTCTTAGTAACTAGACCTTACAacaagggtctatcggaaatagcctatCTACCTTACAAAGCTAGGGCCATAGGGTAAAGTCTGTGTACATCTTACCTTCTGCAAACTCCACTTGTGAGATTATACTTGGCACGTTGTGATGAAACGCCTTTCAGTTTGATATAGTTCGACAAGTCTTTGTGATGCCTACTTTGAAACACATCAAGAAGAGGCACATTCTCTTAAGATCATAAAGACTTCAAGCCACCAAGAAAATAGGGAGTGGCTCTCCAAACTAACTTTGACATTAATTTAAATATGTTACACATGTTGGATCTAAACATCTGTCTTCCTCCTCCTAGTGTTAGCTGTAGAAAGGTATATACATCATAAACACACAAAAGCAAAAACGAAGCCAGCCCACTTGCTCTTATTGTTACCAGgaaaattataaacataagttTCTACAATAGCTTCTCCATGTCATTCCTCAGTTTCATTGGATCACTCGAGAGATATTAGCCCCTCAACTCTGAAAGTGGTCCGCACACTGTTAAGCGTTCATCAGGCAGGAAAAATCCATGAAGTTGGGCAAGTACTTTCCACTGGAGCTGAACGGTAGATTTTTCTAAAGCATTACTTTAGCTTTGTAACTTTATGGTCGTAAGACCCCAAAAAGCCCTCTTCAAATAACACAGACATACTTAATTTCACATGATGACCATATAGAACTTTTTGGAGCTTCATATGACCATACCTAGGCACTTTGTTGGAAGGTAATCGATCTGGATAAAGCTGCAGGGTTAGCATGCAACACTGGAGGAGTATTGGCTTTGTTGTGTTTGTCGTCACTTTTTGGTTGCAAGGCCTTGAAAAACTCTCCCCTGTTGGCAGAATCATATTTAATCCCAAGTGTTGACCATATAGAACTCTTAGCAGCTTCATCAGGATCATCAATCCGCAATGTTTTTGGGACCAAAATAGACCTCTCTGAATACTTTTGTTCTGATTGTTCCTTGCCCCTGGGATTGCTTGGCTTAAGCAAATCCCCTTCTCTTGAATGTTTCCCTAAAGGTGAAGTAGGGTCAGAACCTGATGTTTTCTCGCTTGCTGCTTGCAGAGCTGGACCCAGCCAAGGATTACTCCAAGGAGGCACATTGCAATTCCAATAAGGTGTAGGGAAGAATGGCATAGGGAAGGGAATGGGGCAAATAGCCGGCATAGGAACAGCAGCATTCCATGTAAAAGGCCAAGGTACTCCATGAAGGCAAGGAAAAGGAGATGGGATGCCATTTATATTATGCATAACTGCCTTGTGCAGCTCTCTTTTACCTTCTTCCACCATCACATTTGGAGTCGGAATGTTAGACCCCTTGTAGCACTCATCCCCAGTATCTCCAACTTTGCAAGAAGAATTCTTGAGTTCTGCTTTGTGAAAACCATTTTGGATACCATTTGATAACCTTTTCTCTGCTTGACTTAATGGAGAAGCCATAGATTCACATAGGGGCAAGTCGGTGCCAAAGGATAGAATAGTGCCGTTTGGTTTGAACATTGGATGATGAATTAATCCATTTGGAGATTCAACTCCTGCTGCTAGTAATCCTTCGGAGATACTTATATGACGATAATGAGCTGCAAGATTCTTGTTCTTGCGACGACCAGCTCCCACAGGGAGATTCCTCATGGTACCACCAGCAGTCCAGTACCTCTGGCAACTCCGGCAGAAATGACGAGGCTGATTGACGTTGTTGTTATTATAGTAACAGAATTTTGTATCTGAACTGTTGCAACGAGGGCATGGGAGAATTTTGTCTGGCTTCTTTAGACTGTTCTGCTCAGAATTTGTCACATTAGTTGGTTCATTTTCAGTCCCGGATGTTTTCACAGCTTGAGAGTCTTCATCAGTTGGAGATTTAGAACTGTTCTCTGATTCTGATAAAGTCCTCGGATTTTCTGACTCTTCCATCATCTGACTTTGATCTCCCTCCTCAAATTTAGCTTCATTGAGCTCTCCTGTTAGATCGTCCTAAAATCCAAAACACAAAACTGATTAAGTTGCTCGTGAAATTGCAATTAAATATCTATAGTAAACAGTAAGCTAAATCCAATCTGCACAATGGCAAGAACCAATAAATCACAGATAGTTAACTGACAAGATCAAACTTTTCCATAGAAGATCCCTCTTCAACTATTGATAAACAGAACAAAGTACACAAAAGAACATACTATCTCCAATGTTTTGGCTACAAATTATACATTCTAAAGGGGGAAACATCATCCAATAAACACATAAATGATGTTGAAATATCAAACTTGGTGCTTTgaatacaacaacatatccagcgTAATCCTACAAGTGGGGTCCGGGAGGTACAGGTAGAGTACACGGGTTGTTTCCAATAGCAATAAAGAAATGCACTTTGaactaactcaacctcaaaagctagctcattaTATAAGACCATATAAGCAAACCAGCGACCCTTTTAACACACCGATGTAGGACTCCAACAAATAATCCTTGTAACTAAAAGCAAATAACAGAACATTAACCAGTGACAGATCTAGATCTTCATATGGTTGGTGACCATGTTTTTTTCCCATTGCTTTCTGACTTAAACTACTTTCAAGATaacaatcatcaaaacttcattaaCAAAATTAAGCAAAAACAAAAAGCAAACCAATTGGAAAACAGCTATGGAACTAATCATTCTTTCTGATCAATCCAACTATCCAAGTAGAAGATTAaaagttaattatttaaaaaaaaaatgaacaattaACTCAATTAGGTCTCTCAATTTAATtccataaaaaattaataatgaacATTTTTAAAACTGCACCTTGTCAGCTCCTTGATTTTCATTTTCACTTCCTTCATCTGCACTGCTTGCTTTACCATCCTCTAAACATcgatcaccatcaccaccacttgAAGTCCCAACGGCGACGGCACACTCGACGGAGACTACCACCGGAAGTATCTTTCCGAACAACTTGATCTCTGAATCACACGTCATTTTCCAGACCAAAAAATGACaagaaaattgaaccaaaatgAAAGGGAAACCGTAGAATCTTCTAGAAGTTCTTGCTTAGTATGGTCAAAGTCGCCGCCGGCGAGTTGACGGCGTTTACAAAAAagtgaattgtattttttttttttaacttttagaGAAGAAAGATACGGATTTAGAAGAAAACTCTGTTGGCGTTGTATAGAAAGTGATTTAGATATGGTTTAATTTAAACATGATGCCAAGTCACCCAACCACTTATTTTTTCAGCCACAAGTTTTTAATGGTGGGTCCCTTTCATACTTAATTTCATTTCTTAGGTGAGAATGACCTTCGTGGTGGTGAAAAAATTTAAAGACAGACTAAAATGATTTGGACATATGAGAGGAGATGTCACAGAGAGGTCCGAATACAAGGAGAGAAGtactttctttggttgtttttatttgtcacatattttttttaaatttttatttcttacttcatattttttccttataaaaaatacatattttttttattttattcttaatattaattatttattctcaaaattaatttcaaaatataataataattatcacttaatatgaataatatgataaaatgtatcaagttaaaatataacaagtaaaaatgaaaagaGTAGGTCAAAAAAGTATTGAAAATGGTGATTAAATAGGATATAGTGCATCTACAGCTCACTAAGAAcacaatcaaataaaaaaaaattgaaatattaaagcAGAAGATTAGTAGATAATTGAAGGTTGGTAGTTCCtcgtattgtatttttataattgctttcctattatttttgtcttcaaatttaatttaattttttattcttttttgctttgattgtgatattatttgatgttgttgttatatttatttttttgtagtccCTCTTTATTTATATTTGCTCCATATGGTTGGGTAGACTCCTTAATAAGCCCTTTATTCATAAcaatacaataacaataatatatccagtgtatttttattaaatagagTTATTAAGTGGAGTTTGGGAGGATAAAGTGTATGTAAtttataccactacctcagatgaagtaaagatattattttcgatagaccccgctcaggacagataacaatataacaaacaaaacacataaaagcaaacaacaaGGGATATCACACGacaagataataaagaaaataagacacaCACAAGAAAACACTATAAAATATCTATTAGAAAAACATAGAGATCACCAAAACACCACCAACAAAAGTCTACAAGAAACTACATGCACAGATACAAACAAATCACCCCACTATCACAGATGTACTGCTACTCACTAACCCTTTACCCTAATCTGTATCCTTCACACCTTTTTaccaagggtcatgtcctccgtaagcagtgactgctctatgtcatgtctaatcacctccatCCAATACTTTTTTTGGTCTACCTCTATCCCGTCTAAAATCATTCATAATCAGTCTCTCACACTTTCGTACTGAAGCTtccgcgcccctcctcatcacatgcccgaacaatcataacctcacttcccgcatcttgtttTCCCACCAAAGCCACTATCATCTTCTCCCGAATAATTGCATTTCTAACTTTATCTCTCCTAATAAGTCTACATATCCATCGCAATATCCTCATCTCTATcgccttcaacttttggatgtgagagttcttaactagACAACACTCCATTTCATATAATATAGCAGACCAAAATGTCACTCTGTACAATTTACCTCTGTGCTTAGGAGAcactttcttatcacataagACTCCTGAAGTGAGACTCCATTTCAATCACACTGCACTAATACGGtgtgtgacatcctcatcaatctccccattttcttgaatcatagacccaagatacttaaaactctctcTCTTCTGAACGACCTGAGAATCCAGCTTCTCTACCACATTTGCCTCGTAcgacaaatcactaaacttacatttcaAGTACTCCATCTTAGTCGTGCTCAACTTAAAattctttagactcaagggtttgtctccaaagcTCTAACTTATTATTAACTCCTTCCCAATGTCTCATCAATCAGTACAATATCATTAAGaaaatagcatacaccaaggcacctctcatTGAATAcgtcgcgtcaaaacatccattactaagataaataaaaatgggctaagagtcggtCCCTGTTACAATCCTGTCAAAATTGAAAAGCGCCCTGAATCTCCTCCTACCATTCCCACACGAATCTTCGCGTCATCGCACGTATCCTAAAACGACCTAGTATACACCACATACATATATCTTGctgtcacaacccgaggctaccccctagtcgtaacacggtgcttaaaatcacaagtgatctcaagctaatccatgaactggcatactgcttgagcaattGATTTAATATGTATTAAGTAGCTAGTTTTGCTGTGCGGAAATATAAgcataatgaaatctgaataagtatgtaactgataaaatttacaatctgataaatttgAAGAGAGAAACTGAAATTACAGGACTGACtataactgacatctatgaatcctttactatactgactatagatagctaggacatgcctccagctaccactaatcaatatatatgaataaaaataaaaataaagtacatgatcaacatctga
The Capsicum annuum cultivar UCD-10X-F1 chromosome 6, UCD10Xv1.1, whole genome shotgun sequence DNA segment above includes these coding regions:
- the LOC107867976 gene encoding cyclic dof factor 1; its protein translation is MTCDSEIKLFGKILPVVVSVECAVAVGTSSGGDGDRCLEDGKASSADEGSENENQGADKDDLTGELNEAKFEEGDQSQMMEESENPRTLSESENSSKSPTDEDSQAVKTSGTENEPTNVTNSEQNSLKKPDKILPCPRCNSSDTKFCYYNNNNVNQPRHFCRSCQRYWTAGGTMRNLPVGAGRRKNKNLAAHYRHISISEGLLAAGVESPNGLIHHPMFKPNGTILSFGTDLPLCESMASPLSQAEKRLSNGIQNGFHKAELKNSSCKVGDTGDECYKGSNIPTPNVMVEEGKRELHKAVMHNINGIPSPFPCLHGVPWPFTWNAAVPMPAICPIPFPMPFFPTPYWNCNVPPWSNPWLGPALQAASEKTSGSDPTSPLGKHSREGDLLKPSNPRGKEQSEQKYSERSILVPKTLRIDDPDEAAKSSIWSTLGIKYDSANRGEFFKALQPKSDDKHNKANTPPVLHANPAALSRSITFQQSA